Sequence from the Eleginops maclovinus isolate JMC-PN-2008 ecotype Puerto Natales chromosome 14, JC_Emac_rtc_rv5, whole genome shotgun sequence genome:
CCAGATATTGTTATCCATCTCGATAAGAAACCAGaatcctttcaaaataagaaagtGATTCTCGGCATGTATAAGTCAGTAGTGCTATAGTTCTctcccccccactccccccccctAGAGAGGCAGGTGAAGGGAGTAATGGGAGCCGGCCCAGCGGCGCACAGGTTTGCCCACCCTGCCGATGACTGGCAGTTTGTGGGCGTAGGCACGTGGCGGGATGGCAGGAAGAGGCGGGGTCGGGGCGAAGGTGGTCTGGAAGGGGCGACGGCCCTGGCAGCGGCGGCCCATCTGCCGCCCGCCGATGAGGAAGGTGAACACCGGCAGGCCTGTTGGAGGGGGGGTGAAACGGGCTTTGGGGAAAACGTCTCGGGACAGACCGGCTGAGCGTGGGCCGGCACGGGACGAGGAAGATCTGGAGCGCTGcaccgaggaggaggaggaagaggagcgagCCAGGgacctgaggagaggagagttaTTTTagccttgcagaccatttacatgcactgaactcactgcaggagagggacaCCAGGAAACAGAACAGGGCCTCCTTTATCTGCTCTCTTACCTTCCTGGTCCTGTGGCTGCCAGGCTGGGCGGGGGGGGATCAGTGCGAGGACTCCCATCCTGCCTGGGGCTGATGTTGAGGTTGGCCGTCAGCTGAGGCATCTTTCGGGCGGTGTCAGGGTTGGAGGCGGGGCCAGCAGGCTCCTTCTTGGTGTCACTGTGCTGGGACAGGGTGCAGGGGGGGTAGCTGCCCCACCCGGGCCCCGTGCTGAACCTGACCGCCAGGCTGTCCCCGAAGAAGGAGTACAGCTCGCAGTACATGGCGGGCAGAGGGACCGGGGTCCACTCCTCCCAGGGGCAGCCAGCCCCCCCCGCCTGCAGGTGGCTGGCGATCCCCAGGGCGGCATCTGACAGAGGCTCTGGGGGTGGGCTGAGGCCGGGGGAGCTCACCCTGTAACCCATGGCCCCACCCACAGAGCCCTGCTGACCACCGGAGCCCCCGTCTGCAGGCTGACTCAGAGACAGAGCCTTCATCTTCAGCAGCCGCTCCACCGCcacctgcagaacacacaggggAGCCACGATGTGAGGAACCACACTTTTAATATCAATGTGTCTACACATTACTATAAGCTGTTCTCGAGGAGTAGCAGGAGTACAAAATATCTTATTTCGGACAGTACAGAACGTCCTGGCAGGGACATAGCCTTCACACTGTACATCTTAagtatataatatcctgctttatattgtgttaacttcaatagtgtttatttgtcagacagtttatagattctttatcatatatatatatatatatacacacacacatatttctttctttctctaatgccagtttattcctattttgagatgtttatattttagaaatgtttaggactactttttccatttctaattatgtgcagtgccttgttttgttttatgcggctgcaacaaaaacatttccccagtttgggattaataaagtacttatctCATAGCATTTGATGACCCAATAACCTTTCCACCATATACTGCCACCCTAAACATgaacactacatttaaaaaaacaatgtgttccaaataattattttttcattccTTTGGTATTCTGGGATGTAATTAATGCAGCCCTTATCccaatgttttaaataaacaacagatcAAAAGACTGTAAGGTATCATCATAACGACTTACAATAGTCATTAcaatttacagtggggcaaaaaagtatttagtcagccaccaattgtgcaagttctcccatttaaaaagatgagagaggcctgtaatttttatcataggtatacctcaactatgagagacaaaatgagaaaaaaaaatccagaaaatcccattgtctgattttttaagaatttattttcaaatgattgtggaaaataagtatttggtcaataacaaaagttcatctcaatactttgttatataccctttgttggcaatgacagaggtcaaacgttttctgtaagtcttcacaaggttttcacacactgttgctggtattttggcccattcctccatgcagatctcctctaaagcagtgatgttttggggctgtcgctgggcaacacagactttcaactccctccaaagattttctatggggttgagatctggagactggctaggccactccaggaccttgaaatgcttcttacgaagccactccttcgttgccctggcggtgtgtttgggatcattgtcatgctgaaagacccagccacgcttcatcttcagtgcccttgctgatggaaggaggttttcactcaaaatctcacgatacatggccccattcattctttcctttacacggatcagtcgtcctggtccctttgcagaaaaacagccccaaagcatgatgtttccaccccatgcttcacagtaggtatggtgttctttggatgcaactctgcattctttctcctccaaacacgacgagttgagtttttaccaaaaagttctattttggtttcatctgaccatatgacattctcccaatcctcttctggatcatccaaatgccctctagcaaacttcagacgggcctggacatgtactggcttaagcagggggacacgtctggaactgcaggattgaagtccctggcggcgtagtgtgttactgatggtagcctctgttactttggtcccagctctctgcaggtcattcactaggtccccccgtgtggttctgggatttttgctcaccgttcttgtgatcattttgaccccacggggtgagatcttgcgtggagccccagatcgagggagattagcagtggtcttgtatgtcttccattttctaataattgctcccacagctgatttcttcacaccaagctgcttacctattacagactcagttttcccagcctggtgcaggtctacaattttgtctctggtctcctttgacagctctttggtcttggccatagtggagtttggagtatgactgtttgaggttgtggacaggtgtcttttatactgataacgagttcagtaatgtgccattaatacaggtaacgagtggaggacagaggagcctcttaaagaagaagttacaggtctgtgagagccagaaatcttgcttgtttgtaggtgaccaaatacttattttacagaggaatttaccaataaattcattaaaaatcagacaatgtgatttcctggattgtttcccccattctgtctctcatagttgaggtatacctatgataaaaattacaggcctctctcatctttttaaatgggagaacttgcacaattggtggctgactaaatactttttggccccactgtatattaaaaataatatatattgtgtgAAGGACTTGAagtgtcaaaatgaaaaatataatattaataattaaaagaataacagcacaaaagagaaaaacaacacaaatcaaatgatTATTGTTATAAATGTAACTCCaaattcagttttgttttcagatgTCCGAATGATCTGCTATCGTGCCGCTTAGCACAAAATACTTACAATTTCCAGGTCTTTTACTTTATGAATAAGAAATGGTATTGCATGAATACTTAGAGGCCGGATAAAACGTTGCACACAACATGATATTATATGTTGAATTGGACGTTAAACCATAAAGCCAGGCTGGATCCCTGCAGTACTGACCAGGATGGCTCCGTACACCTTGTGTCCGTCTGCTTTGACCTGCGCGTTGGACACAGAGTAATCATCCAGCACGGCCTGCAGGTTGGCCCAGTACGCAGGGAGGTGAGGGAACAGCACCCTCTCAACGGCCTgccaagaaaacacacacaggacatcACTGCAATGCAGAATGCACAGAATGATCCCTGATCTGGTCAGGCGGCGGCAGGGAGCGTACCTTCCACCCCAGAGCGTGGAGCCCCACCACGGCCCCGTAGTGGGAGCAGAGGGGCCTCACCGGGTCGGACAGAACCTTCTGCAGGGACAGAAGAATCTGATGGTACAGACCGCTCACCAGATCTCCGTGAGTCCTAGAgtgaaacacattcaaaaaaatgAAGGACTTTGATTGGGCGTTCACCAGGTGGGCGGATACACACTCAGCTCAGAATGTGCCACAGTTTGGTAACATGTTCGCCGTTACAACTTTAAATAGTGATGATgctcattatttgtttttgcagctAGCTCCTCTGTGCAGGTGGCCCAAAGCTACTCAGTTCAAAAATATTCCATGAGGTGCTGAATAATGTCGTAACAAATCTCCATAAAGATTTACCACATGCCAAGAGGACGCCCTCAAAGCTCCTGTTGATGTCCACTTAGCTCACAGTTGAGATGCAGGAACTAGATCAGATTTGAGATTTAtgcatccttttttttcaccaaaCGAGCAAAATGGTTATCGCGTAATTTTATGTTGATCGATTTATAAATGTATCAAGTAGTTAAAAAGCTCAGACACAATTCTTTTTTACTGGATATTCAGCAGTATATTGGATGACAGCACATATTTTGGATCCTCAACAAATATAGCAGAATTAATTCATTGGAATGGAAGAGTGCAAGTAAAGCCAGTAAAAATTAAATGGCAACCACTATTAAGGGTACTGGTAATGAGGATGATATCATTTATGAAATCTTTGTGACAGAAAGAATCTCCTTCTCCATGAGACTTAAGAAAATTAAAGGAAATGTGGAAGTGGAAATGACATATTTTCTTAtataaagttgttttatttttaagttcacataaacaaatacagaaaacatcCTTTAGCTGTGTTTTAAACATAAATTGAGAAATGCATGCCATGGGTTGTAAAATATGTGAGATCTGCTTCTGTAATACTAGTTATTATGGAATATCATTTGGAGTTTTGTAATAACCCCTGCTTTCACATGCATGGTCTTCTCAACCTCTGTGTACAGTAAACAATAGATACACTGTATTTGATTTCACTATACAGTATTGAATTTGTTCTTGTATGTCTTATTATATTCACATGAATAGAGTCACATACAACACTCTCTGCATTATTGagattattgtatttattacaacATATTTTGCACCATTTTATTATAGTCTATTCTACTCCGTCTCTTCTTTTAAATTATAAGTcttattgttttatgtgttgtaTATATTGTTGGAGGAGCCCGGGACTTcagatttccattgccatatctacactgtagctgctgtgcacatgacaataaagcctttgaatcttgaacaAATTATCCTGGGCTGATCTGCTCACCAGAAGATGTGGCTGAGCAGCAGCGCGGCGTAGTCCCGGAGGGTCCAGTGGTCGTTGAGCGGGTTGATGGAGGCGGCGAGGGGCTCCAGGATGCAGTACATGACGCTGGAGACCAGGCTGCGCACGTACGAGCCCAGGTACAGGTAGGGGTTCTGCACCAGGCTCTTCACCATGTGGAGGAGCCGGTTCAGCTGCTCCAGGTCGTGGCTCACCGACTTCAcctggacacacagacacacacacacagacacacacaatcaacAACTGGATACAAGTGAGTTGATCTACGAATGTGATGATGGGATCCACCTACCCCACTGATGACGTAAACAAAGTATGGCAGTAGGGCGGCGATCTTGGAGTTGGACTGGAGGTCCAGCAGAGCCACCTGAAACACaggagggaaatgtttgtgGTGACACGTTGTTCAGCtggaccggggggggggggcaaactcattttagttcaggggccacatTAGATAAAtaacataagataagatgtactttattgatcccaaatgttgaaacatttttgtaCAGATCACTGGAAGATGATTTTGGGGAGTGCAGTTAGTGTCTTCTCTAGGATTTCACCCCGAAGGCCAGATTGGACCCTCTAGCTGCAGCCGTATGTTAGTCACCCCTGAGACAGACTGAACATCTGCCTGTGTTCAGCAGTGCTTTACCTTCATGAGGTGGGGGTCCTCCCCCAGGATGGCCCGTGTGATCTGCTGGTAGTACTTCAACAGGTCCTCTGATAGGGTCTGCACCGCTGAGGGAACTGGGACAATTCAACAGTGAGGTCAGAAAACTGAAGCACACTAAAAGCTCAGTGGTGTAATGAGGGAAGTAAATTTACTCAAGAATTGTACTAAAGGGAAATGTTGGGGTACATTTTAATGctacttttattccactacactttggaagccaatattgtactgtaaatcctgcattagagcgaagcagaaaataaacgtttgttcatgtcttaaagctgctgagtcatatattgcacctcaaacaacaaataaatcaagggttccggtttctttacttcctctgcagaaaaaggagggtaaaagaaaggatggaaTTCAGAAAATCTcaag
This genomic interval carries:
- the taf6l gene encoding TAF6-like RNA polymerase II p300/CBP-associated factor-associated factor 65 kDa subunit 6L, which codes for MADREERRFAEVSRDSVKLMAESTGVELGDDVATLLAEDVCYRLREATQSSSQFMRHAKRRKLTVEDFNRALRWSNVEAICGYGAQDALPFRSAKEGELFFIEDRDINLVELALATNIPKGCAETLVRVNVSYLDGKGNLEPQGTVPSAVQTLSEDLLKYYQQITRAILGEDPHLMKVALLDLQSNSKIAALLPYFVYVISGVKSVSHDLEQLNRLLHMVKSLVQNPYLYLGSYVRSLVSSVMYCILEPLAASINPLNDHWTLRDYAALLLSHIFWTHGDLVSGLYHQILLSLQKVLSDPVRPLCSHYGAVVGLHALGWKAVERVLFPHLPAYWANLQAVLDDYSVSNAQVKADGHKVYGAILVAVERLLKMKALSLSQPADGGSGGQQGSVGGAMGYRVSSPGLSPPPEPLSDAALGIASHLQAGGAGCPWEEWTPVPLPAMYCELYSFFGDSLAVRFSTGPGWGSYPPCTLSQHSDTKKEPAGPASNPDTARKMPQLTANLNISPRQDGSPRTDPPPPSLAATGPGRSLARSSSSSSSVQRSRSSSSRAGPRSAGLSRDVFPKARFTPPPTGLPVFTFLIGGRQMGRRCQGRRPFQTTFAPTPPLPAIPPRAYAHKLPVIGRVGKPVRRWAGSHYSLHLPL